A single Candidatus Neomarinimicrobiota bacterium DNA region contains:
- a CDS encoding T9SS type A sorting domain-containing protein: MKISKYNIVGSLAITVLFWNGSLLAKKSNATVVGNMSPSYKTSVASTGDFDGNRVRDDLENNGMIVSHRVTGHSGMEWPKDNHTYTVYASGVWMAGKVDGGIRTACAEYGPENVSGPYGGDASSSTHKLYKVSKSDLADPLANSDFQNWPVAYGAPWVDVDSDGTYDPLPNGNDYPEFIGDQVVWYVSNDGDATAHTIFGTLPLGVEVQTTIFGFDRPDAFGDMMFVKELIINKGGNTIDDLYIGLWSDPDLGNAGDDWVGCDTTLGLGFCYNDGVDSDYAGYSGGTPAVGYDFFQGPMVASAGDTAFMFGQSQPGFKNLSMSSFVKYINTDDPLWSDPNYAEETYNLMQGLMKTGEPFPDWVTGGSNFVHPGDPSLDTGDSDTEYIDADGAFPSGDRRFLMNTGPFTMAPGDSQEVVFAIFMAAAGGPLQSLNYLKEVDALAQLAYDIQFALPESPPAPEVSVTTLEDQIIMTWDNAAESYSVTDVIDKLPIPVAYDTTWDTSWVSTITSEHVEVIDTAFTVDVTTGPTGFEYDTIWVYNVMLVGSIDTTFQGQNTTFKFEGYNVYQYETASGTGNIKRIATYDLINNITEIFDDVFDPNYGETINRRVQFGNDSGIKRYIQIDVDALNNNSPLITNRVYYFAVVAYGYNQYGIPKTLESPLQIMTIRPQVLNNWAATDSTATVGSAFAATHSAGASDGSVTLTVVDPTGLTGDSYSVSFADTLSDGSSVTNWTLTNSTDGAAIASEVTIQGGVDFIDATTVGASSNPVVEGFLIEVDGPPLEFKDFYATANAGGDISGYAGAAADYNGYPGMGRTNIGNQQTNGSTWFITTSNSSNKNYEDFYPYITRYTAGYGNPNGGIKHLIPDDFEFRFTATGGKMWDDANGVFIDIPMEVWNVGVVADPADDFQLLPMYWDPDGNGVWDLAAGDHAVSGGTNDPYMESFYVLEHYLQEPGTTGYDAIIAALTADPTSNGAMTGYIWASSPNYLGVSGQITSVVLLNMTFANWNGGDVNDPTFPANVDAVIPETGTIFRMVTTKPNNSSDVFTFSTSSNKGEVATYSSDNINVWPNPYFGFNPEERNTVDQQIQFTHLPETGDYSIRIFDLAGTIVKVIDGSDVGSQYAVWDVKNNFGIPVASGMYLAHVTTASGEKVLKLGVVQPEQRIDRY; encoded by the coding sequence ATGAAAATTTCCAAATATAATATTGTTGGATCGCTCGCAATAACCGTTCTGTTTTGGAATGGTTCTTTGCTGGCCAAAAAATCAAACGCAACAGTTGTTGGCAATATGTCGCCTTCCTACAAGACGTCGGTAGCGTCAACTGGAGACTTTGATGGAAACCGTGTTCGTGATGATCTGGAAAACAACGGTATGATTGTTAGTCACCGTGTTACAGGTCACTCCGGCATGGAATGGCCAAAAGATAATCACACATATACAGTATATGCTTCCGGAGTATGGATGGCGGGTAAGGTAGATGGAGGAATTAGAACAGCTTGCGCCGAATATGGTCCTGAGAATGTTTCCGGTCCGTATGGTGGTGATGCGTCCTCTTCTACTCATAAATTGTATAAGGTTAGTAAATCAGATCTTGCGGATCCTCTTGCCAATAGCGATTTTCAAAACTGGCCGGTAGCATATGGCGCACCCTGGGTTGATGTGGACAGCGATGGAACTTACGATCCACTTCCCAATGGAAATGATTATCCCGAATTTATAGGAGATCAAGTCGTCTGGTATGTCAGCAATGATGGAGACGCCACGGCTCACACAATTTTTGGGACCCTTCCTTTGGGCGTGGAGGTGCAAACAACAATTTTTGGTTTTGATAGACCGGATGCATTTGGTGATATGATGTTTGTAAAGGAATTGATCATTAACAAGGGCGGAAATACGATTGATGATCTATATATAGGATTATGGTCTGACCCCGACCTTGGCAACGCAGGTGATGACTGGGTAGGTTGTGATACTACTCTCGGTCTCGGTTTTTGTTATAACGATGGAGTGGATTCAGATTATGCAGGTTATTCCGGTGGAACGCCGGCCGTAGGGTATGACTTTTTTCAAGGACCAATGGTTGCCTCAGCCGGTGATACAGCTTTTATGTTTGGACAGTCTCAACCGGGTTTTAAAAACCTCAGTATGAGTTCTTTTGTCAAATATATTAATACTGATGATCCCCTTTGGAGTGATCCTAATTATGCTGAAGAAACTTATAACCTGATGCAAGGTTTGATGAAGACTGGTGAACCCTTCCCCGATTGGGTAACCGGTGGCTCTAACTTCGTTCACCCTGGAGATCCATCTCTGGATACAGGCGATTCAGATACTGAATACATAGATGCCGATGGAGCCTTTCCTTCAGGCGATAGACGTTTTCTAATGAACACCGGCCCATTTACGATGGCTCCTGGAGATTCGCAGGAAGTTGTTTTTGCGATTTTCATGGCAGCTGCCGGCGGACCGTTACAATCTTTAAATTATTTAAAAGAAGTAGATGCATTGGCGCAGCTTGCTTATGATATTCAATTTGCGTTGCCTGAGTCGCCACCGGCACCTGAAGTGTCTGTGACAACTTTGGAAGATCAAATTATTATGACATGGGATAATGCGGCTGAATCGTATTCGGTTACAGATGTTATTGATAAACTACCAATTCCTGTGGCCTACGACACTACTTGGGATACAAGTTGGGTTTCAACTATAACCTCAGAACATGTGGAGGTAATAGATACAGCATTTACGGTTGATGTTACTACCGGACCAACAGGGTTTGAATATGATACAATTTGGGTGTATAACGTGATGCTGGTCGGGTCAATTGATACCACATTCCAAGGTCAAAATACCACCTTTAAATTTGAAGGATATAATGTGTATCAATATGAGACAGCTTCGGGAACGGGAAATATAAAACGCATTGCAACCTATGACCTGATCAATAATATTACAGAAATTTTTGATGATGTGTTTGATCCCAATTATGGTGAAACCATTAATCGTAGAGTGCAGTTTGGGAATGATTCGGGTATAAAGCGATATATCCAAATTGATGTAGATGCACTCAATAATAATTCACCCTTAATAACCAACCGTGTCTATTATTTTGCGGTGGTTGCATATGGATACAACCAATATGGTATTCCAAAAACCTTGGAAAGCCCTTTGCAAATAATGACCATTCGTCCGCAGGTGCTAAATAATTGGGCAGCAACAGATAGTACTGCTACTGTTGGTTCAGCGTTTGCCGCGACTCATTCAGCGGGTGCATCTGACGGTTCTGTTACATTAACGGTGGTTGATCCTACTGGACTTACGGGTGATAGTTATTCCGTATCCTTCGCAGATACATTAAGCGATGGTTCCAGTGTAACAAACTGGACCTTAACCAATTCGACAGACGGCGCAGCAATTGCATCGGAGGTAACTATTCAAGGTGGTGTAGATTTCATCGATGCCACCACTGTTGGCGCCAGCTCAAACCCCGTAGTTGAAGGATTTTTAATTGAAGTTGATGGTCCTCCACTAGAGTTTAAGGATTTTTATGCAACAGCAAATGCGGGTGGGGATATTTCCGGCTATGCAGGTGCAGCGGCAGATTATAATGGGTATCCTGGAATGGGTAGAACGAATATTGGAAATCAACAGACAAATGGTTCTACTTGGTTTATCACAACCTCTAACAGTTCTAATAAGAACTACGAGGATTTTTACCCGTATATCACTCGTTACACAGCAGGTTATGGAAATCCAAATGGTGGTATTAAACACCTAATTCCAGATGACTTTGAATTTCGCTTTACCGCAACCGGTGGAAAAATGTGGGATGATGCTAACGGTGTATTCATTGATATACCGATGGAAGTTTGGAATGTTGGCGTTGTTGCAGACCCAGCAGATGATTTCCAATTGTTACCAATGTACTGGGATCCAGATGGCAATGGCGTTTGGGACTTAGCTGCCGGCGACCATGCTGTTTCAGGCGGTACAAATGATCCATACATGGAAAGTTTTTATGTATTGGAACATTATCTACAAGAACCCGGGACAACTGGCTATGACGCTATTATTGCTGCTCTTACAGCTGATCCAACTTCAAATGGTGCAATGACCGGTTACATCTGGGCCTCAAGTCCTAATTATTTAGGAGTGTCTGGGCAGATCACATCTGTTGTTCTATTGAACATGACCTTCGCGAATTGGAATGGTGGCGATGTAAATGATCCTACCTTCCCAGCTAATGTTGATGCTGTGATACCTGAAACGGGGACAATTTTTAGAATGGTTACCACCAAGCCTAATAATAGCTCCGATGTATTCACCTTTTCAACCAGTTCAAATAAAGGTGAAGTGGCTACCTATTCATCTGACAACATCAATGTATGGCCAAATCCTTATTTCGGATTTAATCCGGAAGAACGGAATACAGTTGACCAGCAGATACAGTTTACCCATCTGCCGGAAACAGGTGATTATTCAATCCGAATCTTTGACTTAGCTGGAACAATCGTTAAGGTGATTGATGGTAGTGATGTAGGATCGCAATATGCTGTATGGGACGTGAAGAATAATTTCGGAATTCCCGTAGCCAGCGGAATGTATCTTGCCCATGTAACTACAGCATCAGGTGAGAAAGTGTTAAAGTTGGGCGTTGTTCAGCCAGAACAAAGAATTGACCGATATTAA
- a CDS encoding TonB-dependent receptor: MKKLTLFLAIAVLPAIVLAQTSGKLAGSVQSADGEALAGANVLVVGTSLGAATDEGGRFYILDAPVGNYSVQAQHIGYKTLTVNNIRVNPDLTTVQDFSLDVASVEGESVTVVAERPLINKNATNTTQIVDAEVIQALPLRDVSSVVNLQTGVVDGHFRGGRSGDNAYYVDGVLVKNRWSGGNLTTSLSQSGTEQISVQAGGFSAEYGGANGGVINVATKSGGDRISGGVEMVQDLGSTTPGLDKDALYSYGNQIFNFNVGGPLSNNIRWYLNAEIESSLDNSPSFAPAPFADVAVYSQDQWEAMGYDTTYTPTSGNYATDLPTGMIYAEQFVKDNTTMDSLKVGGGSVYDTTYVTASNYARKYGPKRNSGDKTTKFFGNLLFDMSPLRIKVGGGYYGYDENTYSHSYQLLNWENNANYKSNHTYGYLNATFALSPKSYVKAIASLNMYHQEDGNPNLYGRDNIENLGKRSTSVDAATYYYRDHGQNTLAVPGLVNFSGYGSQIGDWVDRDQNTTGLRTDFVSQTGVHELKAGLEYYSTTIREYRMSQGREIYQNIAMIDTNYDGSVSIEEAGDYNGDGVNDAADLADWNFAVYRNAYVHNIGYNIFGDETDSYAETDHGQEPGKPVEMRLYVQDKIELKDVVVQFGLAFESFNPNAQAPDGTSEGFDYVYTTNGRIDRNGAPGDGPLGLAAGTHAWKAVETHTAIHPRLGFAFPVTDKTVFHAQYGTYWQAPPMNLLYLSDTHLDANLTQGNMTVSPNPGLKPERTTSYEVGFDQQIGQNAAVHVTGYYKEIRDYIFMKNRGYPSAETRAYVDGSEFSWAQYQNGDYGVTTGFSVNLSLRRVKGFMADFNYTYMDARGTGSAAANNFNIAWTGDTYPTTLNRLSYDQNHTGSLMVDYRNSRYDFGVNSVVTFGSGQAYTPSTIQSEVFGRGWNIPTAAVNSGRKPWTSRLDIRADKGFNVGGVRLNAYVLVLNMLNQENVYDVYTASGQADDDAWLETPEGRAWVSSQKANYPGTDGNALYLDRLSSPGNWGIPRMVRFGLQVNI, translated from the coding sequence ATGAAAAAGCTTACTCTTTTTCTTGCGATAGCTGTTCTTCCGGCCATTGTTTTGGCTCAGACGTCTGGTAAATTGGCAGGTTCAGTACAATCTGCTGATGGCGAAGCTCTTGCAGGCGCAAATGTCCTAGTAGTCGGCACATCTTTGGGTGCAGCCACCGATGAAGGTGGACGGTTTTACATTCTGGACGCTCCTGTCGGGAATTACTCCGTTCAAGCACAGCACATCGGGTATAAAACGCTAACGGTTAATAACATTCGCGTTAATCCCGATTTAACAACAGTTCAAGATTTCAGTCTTGATGTGGCCTCGGTTGAAGGTGAAAGCGTAACCGTTGTTGCTGAGAGACCTCTTATTAATAAAAACGCAACCAACACTACACAAATTGTAGACGCTGAAGTCATTCAAGCTTTACCATTGAGAGACGTTAGCAGTGTAGTGAATCTTCAAACGGGTGTTGTGGATGGGCATTTCCGTGGTGGTCGTAGTGGCGACAACGCTTATTATGTTGATGGTGTTTTGGTTAAAAACCGCTGGAGTGGTGGCAATTTAACCACATCTTTAAGCCAAAGTGGTACCGAACAAATTTCAGTTCAGGCTGGTGGCTTTTCAGCTGAATATGGCGGCGCAAATGGCGGAGTTATTAATGTGGCTACCAAAAGCGGTGGAGACCGGATTTCGGGCGGTGTAGAAATGGTCCAAGATTTGGGAAGTACAACCCCAGGATTAGATAAAGATGCGCTGTACAGTTATGGAAACCAAATTTTTAATTTTAATGTTGGCGGTCCATTATCAAATAATATTCGTTGGTATTTGAATGCTGAAATTGAATCTTCTTTAGATAATAGCCCTTCTTTTGCTCCGGCGCCTTTTGCAGACGTAGCTGTTTATTCCCAAGATCAATGGGAAGCGATGGGTTATGACACAACCTATACGCCCACATCAGGAAATTACGCGACGGATCTGCCTACAGGAATGATTTATGCAGAACAATTTGTTAAAGACAACACGACGATGGACAGCTTAAAGGTTGGCGGTGGAAGCGTGTATGACACGACCTATGTTACCGCTTCTAATTATGCCAGAAAATATGGTCCCAAAAGAAATTCCGGTGATAAAACCACGAAATTTTTTGGGAACTTACTTTTTGATATGAGTCCTTTAAGAATTAAAGTTGGTGGTGGGTACTATGGATATGATGAAAACACCTATTCGCATAGCTATCAGCTACTGAACTGGGAAAACAACGCCAATTATAAATCAAACCACACCTATGGATATTTAAATGCAACGTTTGCTTTGTCTCCTAAGTCTTATGTAAAAGCAATTGCCAGTTTGAATATGTACCATCAGGAAGATGGGAATCCCAATCTTTATGGAAGGGATAATATAGAAAATCTCGGGAAGCGTTCAACGTCTGTTGATGCTGCCACCTATTATTATAGAGATCATGGTCAAAACACCCTTGCTGTACCGGGCCTTGTAAATTTTTCAGGGTATGGATCTCAAATTGGCGATTGGGTAGATCGCGATCAAAATACGACAGGGTTGAGAACGGATTTTGTTAGCCAAACGGGTGTTCACGAGCTCAAGGCGGGATTAGAATATTATTCAACCACGATCCGTGAATATCGCATGTCGCAAGGTCGAGAGATTTATCAAAACATAGCTATGATTGATACAAATTATGATGGTTCTGTTTCGATAGAGGAGGCCGGTGATTATAATGGCGACGGAGTCAACGATGCCGCCGATTTGGCTGATTGGAATTTTGCTGTGTACCGAAATGCTTATGTCCATAATATTGGTTACAATATTTTCGGGGATGAGACAGACAGCTATGCAGAAACAGACCACGGTCAGGAACCCGGCAAACCGGTTGAAATGCGCTTATATGTCCAAGATAAGATTGAACTCAAAGACGTGGTTGTCCAATTCGGCTTGGCATTTGAATCTTTCAACCCCAATGCTCAGGCACCAGATGGAACAAGCGAAGGCTTTGACTATGTTTACACAACGAACGGACGCATTGATAGAAATGGCGCCCCGGGGGACGGTCCCCTTGGCTTAGCGGCCGGCACCCATGCCTGGAAAGCAGTAGAAACACACACTGCGATTCATCCAAGGCTTGGTTTTGCTTTCCCGGTAACGGATAAGACAGTGTTCCATGCTCAGTATGGGACCTATTGGCAGGCGCCTCCGATGAATCTTTTATATCTTTCTGACACACATCTTGATGCAAATCTGACACAGGGCAACATGACCGTTTCTCCAAACCCGGGTTTAAAGCCGGAGAGAACAACGTCATACGAAGTTGGGTTTGATCAGCAAATAGGTCAAAATGCTGCCGTACATGTAACGGGGTATTACAAGGAAATCCGGGATTATATTTTTATGAAAAATCGCGGGTATCCTTCTGCTGAAACGCGAGCATATGTGGACGGTTCAGAATTTAGCTGGGCCCAATACCAAAACGGTGATTATGGTGTAACAACAGGGTTCTCAGTGAACTTGAGTCTTCGCCGGGTTAAGGGTTTTATGGCCGATTTTAACTACACCTACATGGACGCTCGCGGAACAGGTTCTGCGGCGGCTAATAATTTTAATATTGCATGGACGGGTGATACATATCCAACCACATTAAACCGATTGTCGTATGATCAAAATCATACAGGATCGCTTATGGTGGATTACCGCAATAGCCGATATGACTTTGGTGTGAATAGTGTGGTTACATTTGGAAGCGGACAGGCTTACACTCCATCTACCATACAAAGCGAAGTGTTTGGGCGCGGTTGGAATATTCCGACTGCAGCTGTTAATTCAGGCAGAAAGCCTTGGACATCCCGATTGGACATTCGCGCCGACAAAGGTTTTAACGTGGGCGGCGTTCGTTTGAATGCTTATGTACTGGTTTTGAATATGCTGAACCAGGAAAATGTATATGATGTCTATACGGCTAGTGGTCAAGCAGACGACGATGCTTGGTTGGAAACTCCGGAAGGCAGAGCTTGGGTTTCATCTCAAAAAGCTAATTATCCCGGAACAGATGGGAATGCTCTGTATTTGGATCGCCTAAGTTCTCCAGGGAATTGGGGAATTCCAAGAATGGTGCGTTTTGGTTTACAGGTCAATATTTAA
- a CDS encoding ABC transporter permease: MLFNLAIKNLVGAGMRTWLNVFVTAVSFFMIIFVSGMYDGMRSHAKQVTIDTEVAGGAYWHPEYDPLDAFSYEDSHGVPPVEIRELIENEKAFSILVSQASIYPNGRMMPVMMKGIEPEQSIVNIPTKSLLKEADGLIPVLMGSGMAKYTKLKVGDSFAIRWLDANKTYDADEGVVIHIMETENFKVDVGTIWIPLERAQTMLDMENEATFVTFDKNISTVKDKGKWIYRDVNYLMRDMEAMIEADEPGAQIMYLILLALAGMGIFNSQILSIFRRRKEIGTLMAVGMTRFRVVGLFTLEGGMNAFFALIMTLILGGPVFIYFALYGIPLPIDYSEMGLIVAKRLIPVYSMGLFVTTTIFISFVVLILSYLPSRRIAKMKPTDALRGKVN, from the coding sequence ATGCTTTTTAATCTTGCCATAAAAAATCTCGTCGGTGCCGGTATGAGGACTTGGCTGAATGTATTTGTAACCGCCGTCTCTTTCTTTATGATTATTTTTGTTTCCGGGATGTATGACGGCATGCGTTCCCACGCCAAGCAAGTTACCATTGATACGGAAGTGGCCGGCGGTGCGTATTGGCACCCGGAATATGATCCGTTGGATGCTTTTTCTTACGAAGATTCTCACGGTGTTCCTCCGGTGGAAATACGTGAATTAATTGAAAACGAAAAGGCATTTTCTATTTTGGTGAGCCAGGCGTCTATTTATCCTAACGGCCGCATGATGCCTGTTATGATGAAAGGCATTGAACCGGAACAGTCCATTGTAAATATCCCTACAAAATCGCTCTTGAAAGAAGCTGACGGTTTGATTCCGGTGCTCATGGGAAGCGGTATGGCAAAATATACAAAATTGAAAGTAGGCGATTCATTCGCCATCCGATGGTTAGATGCAAATAAAACTTACGACGCAGATGAAGGTGTCGTCATTCACATCATGGAAACGGAAAATTTTAAAGTGGATGTGGGCACCATTTGGATTCCGCTGGAACGTGCGCAAACAATGCTGGACATGGAAAACGAAGCCACCTTTGTTACATTTGACAAAAATATTTCCACAGTTAAAGATAAAGGAAAATGGATTTATAGAGATGTGAATTATTTAATGCGAGACATGGAAGCCATGATTGAAGCCGATGAACCGGGGGCGCAAATTATGTATTTAATTTTATTGGCATTGGCGGGGATGGGCATTTTCAATTCACAAATATTATCTATTTTCCGACGACGTAAAGAAATTGGCACACTTATGGCAGTGGGAATGACACGGTTTCGTGTGGTCGGTTTATTTACATTAGAAGGCGGAATGAATGCCTTTTTTGCCTTAATTATGACATTGATTTTAGGCGGTCCTGTTTTTATTTATTTTGCACTTTATGGTATTCCATTACCCATTGATTATTCAGAAATGGGACTTATTGTTGCAAAAAGGTTAATCCCCGTTTATTCCATGGGGCTCTTTGTAACGACCACGATATTTATTTCATTCGTCGTCTTAATTTTGAGCTATTTGCCGTCGCGTCGCATCGCAAAAATGAAGCCCACAGACGCTCTTCGCGGAAAGGTTAATTGA
- a CDS encoding outer membrane lipoprotein-sorting protein — MKQIILLILFSCLFGQEQMTVEEIIQAMDDNLNAKSRILTSKMVVHGRRASRTIESKNWVVGTDLAFTEYLSPPREAGTKMLKVGDKLWTYSPQTDRLIQISGHMLRQSVMGSDMSYKDMMEDESLTNLYTSTLEGSVTINGRDHWIMVLDAKIKGLSYPKRRAWIDKEYLLPTKEELYAKSGKLLKTATMDGIKKVQGRWFPSKYIFKDELKRNSRGTEWIIDEIEFDSDIPERRFSKALLRK; from the coding sequence ATGAAACAAATTATTTTACTAATATTATTTTCATGTTTGTTTGGGCAAGAGCAAATGACCGTTGAAGAAATCATTCAGGCAATGGATGATAATCTGAATGCAAAGAGTCGAATTTTAACCAGCAAAATGGTGGTTCATGGACGGCGAGCGAGTCGAACCATTGAATCGAAAAATTGGGTAGTTGGAACAGATTTAGCCTTTACGGAATATCTTTCTCCCCCACGAGAAGCGGGAACTAAAATGTTAAAAGTGGGAGATAAACTCTGGACATACTCTCCCCAAACCGATCGGTTAATACAAATCTCTGGTCATATGTTACGGCAATCAGTCATGGGTTCGGATATGTCATACAAAGACATGATGGAAGACGAATCCTTGACCAATCTTTATACATCAACGCTGGAAGGGTCGGTCACAATCAACGGACGCGACCATTGGATTATGGTTTTGGATGCCAAGATAAAAGGATTGTCCTACCCAAAACGACGTGCATGGATTGATAAAGAATATCTTCTCCCCACGAAGGAAGAACTATACGCTAAAAGCGGGAAACTTTTGAAAACTGCAACGATGGACGGCATTAAAAAAGTGCAAGGACGATGGTTTCCATCTAAATATATTTTTAAAGATGAGCTAAAAAGAAACAGCAGAGGAACGGAATGGATTATTGATGAAATTGAATTTGATTCAGATATTCCTGAAAGACGATTTTCGAAGGCGTTGCTGAGAAAATAG
- a CDS encoding FtsX-like permease family protein encodes MLKFVLKGIIRDRSRSLFPIIVVSLIVALVIFNRGFLVGTMNGMFRDTAVISSGHVKIMTRAYQEESQLMPNDLALMNVGEISEVLSSVYSDYFWSPRITFAGLLDLPDEQGETKSQGPIMSYGIDFLSSESRQYELWELEKRIVLGRMIQDPREALVGHKLADKLGLSLGDHVTYIGTTMNNAFTTFNFTVVGTFNLGMGPLDKQMVLVDIEGARLALDMENAASELLGFTHDLYYDDDASLNIRDEFNAANSDTSDIFRSSMIALRDTNQMGTMIDLVDWSVFIILGIFLLIAMIVLWNMGIMSGLRRYGEIGVRLAMGETKGQVYRSLILESVIIGTIGTIIGTIIGLPLTYYVQEVGMDYSAAFENLNTTTMIMSSVFYTKVTPDLYYIGIIPGVLATVLGTMLAGRAIYKREMAQLFKELET; translated from the coding sequence ATGCTAAAATTTGTATTAAAAGGAATTATCCGAGATCGGTCTCGCAGTTTATTCCCGATCATTGTTGTATCGCTCATAGTGGCATTGGTGATTTTCAACCGAGGATTTCTTGTGGGAACCATGAATGGAATGTTCCGGGATACAGCCGTGATTTCATCGGGGCATGTAAAGATCATGACCCGCGCATATCAGGAAGAAAGTCAACTCATGCCCAACGATCTTGCTCTGATGAATGTAGGCGAAATATCCGAAGTTTTGAGCTCAGTGTATTCAGATTATTTTTGGTCACCTCGCATTACATTTGCAGGATTATTAGACCTTCCCGATGAACAGGGCGAAACAAAATCCCAAGGCCCAATCATGTCATACGGAATTGATTTTTTATCATCAGAATCCCGCCAATATGAATTATGGGAATTGGAAAAACGCATTGTTTTGGGACGCATGATTCAGGACCCTAGGGAAGCTTTAGTGGGACATAAATTAGCTGATAAACTTGGATTATCACTTGGAGACCACGTAACCTATATCGGAACAACAATGAATAATGCATTTACCACGTTCAATTTTACGGTGGTTGGCACATTTAATCTCGGCATGGGACCTCTGGATAAACAGATGGTACTGGTGGACATTGAAGGCGCCCGCTTGGCGTTGGATATGGAAAATGCTGCGTCAGAGCTTCTTGGTTTTACACATGATTTATATTACGACGATGATGCATCGCTTAACATTCGGGACGAATTCAACGCCGCCAATTCAGATACATCTGACATTTTTCGCTCAAGTATGATTGCCCTTCGAGATACAAATCAAATGGGAACCATGATTGACTTAGTAGATTGGTCTGTTTTCATCATTCTTGGGATTTTTCTTCTCATTGCAATGATTGTGTTATGGAACATGGGCATTATGAGCGGACTCCGTAGATACGGTGAAATTGGTGTTCGCCTTGCCATGGGAGAAACAAAAGGGCAAGTGTATCGCTCGCTCATTTTGGAATCGGTTATTATCGGTACCATAGGCACCATAATTGGCACCATAATCGGTTTACCCTTAACATATTATGTGCAGGAAGTTGGTATGGATTATTCAGCAGCGTTTGAAAACTTGAATACCACAACAATGATCATGTCATCTGTTTTTTACACGAAAGTGACACCCGACTTATATTATATCGGGATTATTCCCGGAGTGTTGGCAACGGTATTGGGCACTATGCTGGCAGGACGAGCGATTTATAAACGGGAAATGGCGCAACTTTTTAAGGAATTGGAAACGTAA